A region of Anguilla rostrata isolate EN2019 chromosome 10, ASM1855537v3, whole genome shotgun sequence DNA encodes the following proteins:
- the znrf3 gene encoding E3 ubiquitin-protein ligase znrf3 isoform X5 — translation MRLMNIVNKQKVARARIQHKPPRQPTEYFDMGIFLAFFVVVSLVCLVLLIKIKLKQRRSQSSMNRMAIQALEKMETRKFKAKSKGHRESSCAASDSLSCSSSSDCAICLEKYIDGEELRVIPCAHRFHKKCVDPWLLQHHTCPHCRHNIIEQKKGNPGPVCMDPGNPVHSRQQRVVLPVHYPGRVHRAGPVTAYPTRTSMDPHGNPITVLTVDQHPEPGLYPPQSSAFIRGYPPIHLDHALNPAHHCGLEHRGPAYPQPHGFKRPKFHGGRSFSRAACFSQYETMYQHYYFQGLTFPQAPEGQPGAGPHKGHHGGRTFQQGLLYPAVVHMAPASSSRLGEAGSASGFSCYHGHRSVCSGYLADCPGSDSSSSSSSGQCHCSSSDSMLDCTEVSNQGVYGSCSTFRSSLSSDYDPYVYRSRSPCRGSGGEGAGAGSGCPTAPGPAPGPAPSADDLPPSGAPTPGQDCLQASGDQLSGCGLEPGCSGCPSLEARETSTTTSPGPLEGAGADLRSRGRAQEEGAAAAADQQGAASYSCCFEVPPASSEGVAQGQDLGGASFLAGRRCARGAEARSPGSRNSYGAGADHAACPPEAAGGYDALPCCFYKELRVRRGSGARYPEDCAVNVQYAQTDAAEPQGRCELGQRIPIIPEDTDCEMGLGPGPGPQASLLPAGGGGDEGGRTGEREEPRELRFPPGQFRGQTFLHEEEEVHALFRAQCPSFHEAQGNGKAAGSGPLQPMEKDCVAKPSL, via the exons ATGAGGCTGATGAACATCGTCAACAAGCAGAAGGTCGCCCGGGCCAGGATACAGCACAAGCCGCCGAGG CAGCCCACGGAGTACTTTGACATGGGCATCTTCCTGGCCTTCTTCGTGGTGGTCTCCCTCGTCTGCCTCGTCCTGCTCATCAAGATCAAGCTGAAGCAGCGGCGGAGCCAG AGCTCCATGAACAGGATGGCGATCCAGGCGCTGGAGAAGATGGAGACGCGCAAGTTCAAGGCCAAGAGCAAGGGCCACCGCGAGAGCAGCTGCGCCGCCTCCGACTCGCTGagctgcagctcctcctccgACTGCGCCATCTGCCTGGAGAAGTACATCGACGGGGAG gagctgAGGGTCATCCCGTGTGCCCACCGGTTCCATAAGAAGTGTGTGGATCCCTGGCTGCTCCAGCACCACACCTGCCCCCACTGCAGACACAACATCATCG AGCAAAAGAAGGGGAACCCCGGTCCGGTCTGCATGGACCCGGGGAACCCGGTCCACAGCCGGCAGCAGCGGGTGGTCCTGCCCGTCCACTACCCGGGACGGGTGCACCGGGCGGGGCCGGTGACGGCGTACCCCACCCGCACCAGCATGGACCCCCACGGCAACCCCATCACCGTGCTGACGGTGGACCAGCACCCCGAGCCGGGCCTCTACCCGCCGCAGTCCTCGGCCTTCATCCGCGGCTACCCGCCCATCCACCTGGACCACGCCCTCAACCCCGCCCACCACTGCGGCCTGGAGCACCGCGGCCCCGCCTACCCCCAGCCCCACGGCTTCAAGCGGCCCAAGTTCCacggggggcggagcttctcCCGGGCCGCCTGCTTCTCCCAGTACGAGACCATGTACCAGCACTACTACTTCCAGGGCCTGACCTTCCCGCAGGCTCCCGAGGGCCAGCCGGGGGCCGGGCCCCACAAGGGCCACCACGGCGGGCGGACTTTCCAGCAGGGCCTGCTGTACCCGGCCGTGGTGCACATGGCGCCCGCCTCCTCGTCCCGCCTGGGCGAGGCGGGCAGCGCGTCCGGGTTCAGCTGTTACCACGGACACCGGTCGGTGTGCAGCGGCTACCTGGCGGACTGCCCCGGCagcgacagcagcagcagcagcagctcggGCCAGTGCCACTGCTCGTCCAGCGACTCCATGCTGGACTGCACCGAGGTCAGCAACCAGGGCGTCTACGGCAGCTGCTCCACCTTCCGCAGCTCGCTGAGCAGCGACTACGACCCCTACGTCTACCGCAGCCGCAGCCCCTGCCGGGGGTCCGgcggcgagggggcgggggcggggtccgGCTGCCCCAccgccccaggccccgcccccggccccgccccctcggcgGACGACCTGCCCCCCTCGGGGGCGCCCACCCCCGGCCAGGACTGCCTCCAGGCCTCGGGGGACCAGCTGTCCGGCTGCGGCCTGGAGCCCGGGTGCAGCGGCTGCCCTTCGCTGGAAGCCAGGGAAACCAGCACCACTACCTCACCCGGGCCCCTAGAGGGCGCCGGAGCGGACCTCCGGAGCCGGGGCAGGGcgcaggaggagggggcagcggcggcggccgaccagcagggggcagcgtcCTACAGCTGCTGCTTCGAGGTCCCGCCCGCCTCCTCGGAGGGCGTGGCCCAGGGGCAGGATTTGGGCGGGGCCTCCTTCCTGGCGGGACGTCGCTGCGCGCGGGGGGCGGAGGCGCGGTCGCCGGGCTCGCGGAACTCGTACGGCGCGGGCGCGGACCACGCGGCCTGCCCCCCGGAGGCGGCGGGAGGCTACGACGCCCTGCCCTGCTGCTTCTACAAGGAGCTGCGCGTGCGCAGGGGGAGCGGGGCGCGCTACCCGGAGGACTGCGCAGTCAACGTGCAGTATGCGCAGACGGACGCCGCCGAGCCGCAGGGCCGCTGCGAGCTCGGCCAGCGCATACCCATAATCCCCGAGGACACGGACTGCGAGATGGGCCTGGGCCCCGGGCCTGGCCCGCAGGCAAGCCTGCTGCCGGCGGGGGGCGGCGGAGACG
- the znrf3 gene encoding E3 ubiquitin-protein ligase znrf3 isoform X4: protein MITQPHSEPAKRAVQRGATAVIFDVSENPDAIDQLNQVAEDPLKRPVVYVKGGDAMRLMNIVNKQKVARARIQHKPPRQPTEYFDMGIFLAFFVVVSLVCLVLLIKIKLKQRRSQSSMNRMAIQALEKMETRKFKAKSKGHRESSCAASDSLSCSSSSDCAICLEKYIDGEELRVIPCAHRFHKKCVDPWLLQHHTCPHCRHNIIEQKKGNPGPVCMDPGNPVHSRQQRVVLPVHYPGRVHRAGPVTAYPTRTSMDPHGNPITVLTVDQHPEPGLYPPQSSAFIRGYPPIHLDHALNPAHHCGLEHRGPAYPQPHGFKRPKFHGGRSFSRAACFSQYETMYQHYYFQGLTFPQAPEGQPGAGPHKGHHGGRTFQQGLLYPAVVHMAPASSSRLGEAGSASGFSCYHGHRSVCSGYLADCPGSDSSSSSSSGQCHCSSSDSMLDCTEVSNQGVYGSCSTFRSSLSSDYDPYVYRSRSPCRGSGGEGAGAGSGCPTAPGPAPGPAPSADDLPPSGAPTPGQDCLQASGDQLSGCGLEPGCSGCPSLEARETSTTTSPGPLEGAGADLRSRGRAQEEGAAAAADQQGAASYSCCFEVPPASSEGVAQGQDLGGASFLAGRRCARGAEARSPGSRNSYGAGADHAACPPEAAGGYDALPCCFYKELRVRRGSGARYPEDCAVNVQYAQTDAAEPQGRCELGQRIPIIPEDTDCEMGLGPGPGPQASLLPAGGGGDEGGRTGEREEPRELRFPPGQFRGQTFLHEEEEVHALFRAQCPSFHEAQGNGKAAGSGPLQPMEKDCVAKPSL, encoded by the exons ATGATTACACAACCGCACTCAGAACCT GCTAAGAGAGCGGTTCAGAGGGGTGCAACTGCGGTCATCTTCGACGTGTCCGAAAACCCGGATGCCATCGATCAG ctgaaccAGGTCGCGGAGGACCCCCTGAAGAGGCCGGTGGTGTATGTGAAGGGCGGGGACGCCATGAGGCTGATGAACATCGTCAACAAGCAGAAGGTCGCCCGGGCCAGGATACAGCACAAGCCGCCGAGG CAGCCCACGGAGTACTTTGACATGGGCATCTTCCTGGCCTTCTTCGTGGTGGTCTCCCTCGTCTGCCTCGTCCTGCTCATCAAGATCAAGCTGAAGCAGCGGCGGAGCCAG AGCTCCATGAACAGGATGGCGATCCAGGCGCTGGAGAAGATGGAGACGCGCAAGTTCAAGGCCAAGAGCAAGGGCCACCGCGAGAGCAGCTGCGCCGCCTCCGACTCGCTGagctgcagctcctcctccgACTGCGCCATCTGCCTGGAGAAGTACATCGACGGGGAG gagctgAGGGTCATCCCGTGTGCCCACCGGTTCCATAAGAAGTGTGTGGATCCCTGGCTGCTCCAGCACCACACCTGCCCCCACTGCAGACACAACATCATCG AGCAAAAGAAGGGGAACCCCGGTCCGGTCTGCATGGACCCGGGGAACCCGGTCCACAGCCGGCAGCAGCGGGTGGTCCTGCCCGTCCACTACCCGGGACGGGTGCACCGGGCGGGGCCGGTGACGGCGTACCCCACCCGCACCAGCATGGACCCCCACGGCAACCCCATCACCGTGCTGACGGTGGACCAGCACCCCGAGCCGGGCCTCTACCCGCCGCAGTCCTCGGCCTTCATCCGCGGCTACCCGCCCATCCACCTGGACCACGCCCTCAACCCCGCCCACCACTGCGGCCTGGAGCACCGCGGCCCCGCCTACCCCCAGCCCCACGGCTTCAAGCGGCCCAAGTTCCacggggggcggagcttctcCCGGGCCGCCTGCTTCTCCCAGTACGAGACCATGTACCAGCACTACTACTTCCAGGGCCTGACCTTCCCGCAGGCTCCCGAGGGCCAGCCGGGGGCCGGGCCCCACAAGGGCCACCACGGCGGGCGGACTTTCCAGCAGGGCCTGCTGTACCCGGCCGTGGTGCACATGGCGCCCGCCTCCTCGTCCCGCCTGGGCGAGGCGGGCAGCGCGTCCGGGTTCAGCTGTTACCACGGACACCGGTCGGTGTGCAGCGGCTACCTGGCGGACTGCCCCGGCagcgacagcagcagcagcagcagctcggGCCAGTGCCACTGCTCGTCCAGCGACTCCATGCTGGACTGCACCGAGGTCAGCAACCAGGGCGTCTACGGCAGCTGCTCCACCTTCCGCAGCTCGCTGAGCAGCGACTACGACCCCTACGTCTACCGCAGCCGCAGCCCCTGCCGGGGGTCCGgcggcgagggggcgggggcggggtccgGCTGCCCCAccgccccaggccccgcccccggccccgccccctcggcgGACGACCTGCCCCCCTCGGGGGCGCCCACCCCCGGCCAGGACTGCCTCCAGGCCTCGGGGGACCAGCTGTCCGGCTGCGGCCTGGAGCCCGGGTGCAGCGGCTGCCCTTCGCTGGAAGCCAGGGAAACCAGCACCACTACCTCACCCGGGCCCCTAGAGGGCGCCGGAGCGGACCTCCGGAGCCGGGGCAGGGcgcaggaggagggggcagcggcggcggccgaccagcagggggcagcgtcCTACAGCTGCTGCTTCGAGGTCCCGCCCGCCTCCTCGGAGGGCGTGGCCCAGGGGCAGGATTTGGGCGGGGCCTCCTTCCTGGCGGGACGTCGCTGCGCGCGGGGGGCGGAGGCGCGGTCGCCGGGCTCGCGGAACTCGTACGGCGCGGGCGCGGACCACGCGGCCTGCCCCCCGGAGGCGGCGGGAGGCTACGACGCCCTGCCCTGCTGCTTCTACAAGGAGCTGCGCGTGCGCAGGGGGAGCGGGGCGCGCTACCCGGAGGACTGCGCAGTCAACGTGCAGTATGCGCAGACGGACGCCGCCGAGCCGCAGGGCCGCTGCGAGCTCGGCCAGCGCATACCCATAATCCCCGAGGACACGGACTGCGAGATGGGCCTGGGCCCCGGGCCTGGCCCGCAGGCAAGCCTGCTGCCGGCGGGGGGCGGCGGAGACG
- the znrf3 gene encoding E3 ubiquitin-protein ligase znrf3 isoform X3: MRRPSSGKGVKWQTSGEGSRCTVLMITQPHSEPAKRAVQRGATAVIFDVSENPDAIDQLNQVAEDPLKRPVVYVKGGDAMRLMNIVNKQKVARARIQHKPPRQPTEYFDMGIFLAFFVVVSLVCLVLLIKIKLKQRRSQSSMNRMAIQALEKMETRKFKAKSKGHRESSCAASDSLSCSSSSDCAICLEKYIDGEELRVIPCAHRFHKKCVDPWLLQHHTCPHCRHNIIEQKKGNPGPVCMDPGNPVHSRQQRVVLPVHYPGRVHRAGPVTAYPTRTSMDPHGNPITVLTVDQHPEPGLYPPQSSAFIRGYPPIHLDHALNPAHHCGLEHRGPAYPQPHGFKRPKFHGGRSFSRAACFSQYETMYQHYYFQGLTFPQAPEGQPGAGPHKGHHGGRTFQQGLLYPAVVHMAPASSSRLGEAGSASGFSCYHGHRSVCSGYLADCPGSDSSSSSSSGQCHCSSSDSMLDCTEVSNQGVYGSCSTFRSSLSSDYDPYVYRSRSPCRGSGGEGAGAGSGCPTAPGPAPGPAPSADDLPPSGAPTPGQDCLQASGDQLSGCGLEPGCSGCPSLEARETSTTTSPGPLEGAGADLRSRGRAQEEGAAAAADQQGAASYSCCFEVPPASSEGVAQGQDLGGASFLAGRRCARGAEARSPGSRNSYGAGADHAACPPEAAGGYDALPCCFYKELRVRRGSGARYPEDCAVNVQYAQTDAAEPQGRCELGQRIPIIPEDTDCEMGLGPGPGPQASLLPAGGGGDEGGRTGEREEPRELRFPPGQFRGQTFLHEEEEVHALFRAQCPSFHEAQGNGKAAGSGPLQPMEKDCVAKPSL; the protein is encoded by the exons ATGAGAAGGCCCTCTAGTGGGAAAGGAGTGAAGTGGCAGACTTCTGGAGAGGGATCACGCTGTACTGTGCTAATGATTACACAACCGCACTCAGAACCT GCTAAGAGAGCGGTTCAGAGGGGTGCAACTGCGGTCATCTTCGACGTGTCCGAAAACCCGGATGCCATCGATCAG ctgaaccAGGTCGCGGAGGACCCCCTGAAGAGGCCGGTGGTGTATGTGAAGGGCGGGGACGCCATGAGGCTGATGAACATCGTCAACAAGCAGAAGGTCGCCCGGGCCAGGATACAGCACAAGCCGCCGAGG CAGCCCACGGAGTACTTTGACATGGGCATCTTCCTGGCCTTCTTCGTGGTGGTCTCCCTCGTCTGCCTCGTCCTGCTCATCAAGATCAAGCTGAAGCAGCGGCGGAGCCAG AGCTCCATGAACAGGATGGCGATCCAGGCGCTGGAGAAGATGGAGACGCGCAAGTTCAAGGCCAAGAGCAAGGGCCACCGCGAGAGCAGCTGCGCCGCCTCCGACTCGCTGagctgcagctcctcctccgACTGCGCCATCTGCCTGGAGAAGTACATCGACGGGGAG gagctgAGGGTCATCCCGTGTGCCCACCGGTTCCATAAGAAGTGTGTGGATCCCTGGCTGCTCCAGCACCACACCTGCCCCCACTGCAGACACAACATCATCG AGCAAAAGAAGGGGAACCCCGGTCCGGTCTGCATGGACCCGGGGAACCCGGTCCACAGCCGGCAGCAGCGGGTGGTCCTGCCCGTCCACTACCCGGGACGGGTGCACCGGGCGGGGCCGGTGACGGCGTACCCCACCCGCACCAGCATGGACCCCCACGGCAACCCCATCACCGTGCTGACGGTGGACCAGCACCCCGAGCCGGGCCTCTACCCGCCGCAGTCCTCGGCCTTCATCCGCGGCTACCCGCCCATCCACCTGGACCACGCCCTCAACCCCGCCCACCACTGCGGCCTGGAGCACCGCGGCCCCGCCTACCCCCAGCCCCACGGCTTCAAGCGGCCCAAGTTCCacggggggcggagcttctcCCGGGCCGCCTGCTTCTCCCAGTACGAGACCATGTACCAGCACTACTACTTCCAGGGCCTGACCTTCCCGCAGGCTCCCGAGGGCCAGCCGGGGGCCGGGCCCCACAAGGGCCACCACGGCGGGCGGACTTTCCAGCAGGGCCTGCTGTACCCGGCCGTGGTGCACATGGCGCCCGCCTCCTCGTCCCGCCTGGGCGAGGCGGGCAGCGCGTCCGGGTTCAGCTGTTACCACGGACACCGGTCGGTGTGCAGCGGCTACCTGGCGGACTGCCCCGGCagcgacagcagcagcagcagcagctcggGCCAGTGCCACTGCTCGTCCAGCGACTCCATGCTGGACTGCACCGAGGTCAGCAACCAGGGCGTCTACGGCAGCTGCTCCACCTTCCGCAGCTCGCTGAGCAGCGACTACGACCCCTACGTCTACCGCAGCCGCAGCCCCTGCCGGGGGTCCGgcggcgagggggcgggggcggggtccgGCTGCCCCAccgccccaggccccgcccccggccccgccccctcggcgGACGACCTGCCCCCCTCGGGGGCGCCCACCCCCGGCCAGGACTGCCTCCAGGCCTCGGGGGACCAGCTGTCCGGCTGCGGCCTGGAGCCCGGGTGCAGCGGCTGCCCTTCGCTGGAAGCCAGGGAAACCAGCACCACTACCTCACCCGGGCCCCTAGAGGGCGCCGGAGCGGACCTCCGGAGCCGGGGCAGGGcgcaggaggagggggcagcggcggcggccgaccagcagggggcagcgtcCTACAGCTGCTGCTTCGAGGTCCCGCCCGCCTCCTCGGAGGGCGTGGCCCAGGGGCAGGATTTGGGCGGGGCCTCCTTCCTGGCGGGACGTCGCTGCGCGCGGGGGGCGGAGGCGCGGTCGCCGGGCTCGCGGAACTCGTACGGCGCGGGCGCGGACCACGCGGCCTGCCCCCCGGAGGCGGCGGGAGGCTACGACGCCCTGCCCTGCTGCTTCTACAAGGAGCTGCGCGTGCGCAGGGGGAGCGGGGCGCGCTACCCGGAGGACTGCGCAGTCAACGTGCAGTATGCGCAGACGGACGCCGCCGAGCCGCAGGGCCGCTGCGAGCTCGGCCAGCGCATACCCATAATCCCCGAGGACACGGACTGCGAGATGGGCCTGGGCCCCGGGCCTGGCCCGCAGGCAAGCCTGCTGCCGGCGGGGGGCGGCGGAGACG